The following coding sequences are from one Formosa haliotis window:
- a CDS encoding sulfatase-like hydrolase/transferase — protein MNILKITTILCIAFFVSCKEADKKQEEKKRPNFLFVLADDQSPFDLKVYNPNSILDTPNIDKLASEGIVFASARHMGSMNGAVCTPSRHMIMTGRTVWNLPPSAEFQTQIGPHPLDEQTIGALFNKAGYKTMRTCKKGNSYPGANKQFTVVHDATKRGGTEESGSAWHAKQVLNYLGEREVSQDKDPFFIYLGFSHPHDTRNGTPELLEKYGAVNFKDKNGVPELNDKQPQLPENYLEAHPFFMVTQICVMRNVLVAFGNIEM, from the coding sequence ATGAATATTTTAAAAATAACGACTATTCTTTGCATCGCATTTTTTGTGAGTTGTAAAGAGGCTGATAAAAAACAAGAAGAAAAGAAACGACCAAATTTTCTATTTGTTTTAGCCGACGATCAATCTCCTTTCGATTTAAAAGTATATAACCCCAATTCTATATTAGATACACCTAATATAGACAAATTGGCAAGTGAAGGTATTGTATTTGCAAGTGCTCGACATATGGGATCTATGAATGGCGCGGTGTGTACGCCTTCAAGACATATGATTATGACTGGGAGAACAGTTTGGAATTTACCGCCAAGTGCAGAGTTTCAAACACAAATTGGTCCGCATCCATTAGATGAGCAAACTATAGGTGCGCTTTTTAATAAAGCGGGATATAAAACCATGCGAACCTGTAAAAAGGGAAATTCTTACCCTGGTGCCAATAAACAATTTACCGTAGTTCATGATGCAACCAAACGCGGCGGCACTGAAGAAAGTGGGAGCGCATGGCATGCTAAGCAAGTGCTTAATTATTTAGGAGAAAGAGAAGTGTCGCAAGATAAGGATCCGTTCTTTATTTACTTAGGTTTTTCGCACCCACACGATACCCGGAATGGAACCCCAGAATTACTTGAAAAATATGGCGCTGTTAATTTTAAAGATAAAAATGGCGTCCCAGAATTGAATGACAAACAACCACAACTTCCAGAAAATTATTTAGAGGCTCATCCTTTTTTCATGGTCACCCAGATTTGCGTGATGAGGAACGTGTTAGTGGCGTTTGGAAACATAGAGATGTAA